In the genome of Nocardioides marmoribigeumensis, one region contains:
- a CDS encoding ABC transporter permease: MRAAREWVGRHLVLLFALAVLFYMVLPVLVVILMSFNQPKSRLGYDFQGFTLGNWTHLCDPYQLCSSVSVSLRIGLLATGLATLLGSLMAFAMVRHHFRGRSASNLMIFLPMASPEIVLGSSLLALFVNGGLAGKLGFWTIFVAHVMFCLSFVVITVKARLAGLDPRLEQAAADLYANEWQTFWRVTFPLVVPGIVSAALLSFSLSFDDFIITNLNSGQTVTFPMYVWGAAQRGVPMQVNVIGTVMFLLALSLVVGQQLVTRARSRPA; this comes from the coding sequence GTGAGGGCCGCGCGCGAGTGGGTCGGACGGCACCTGGTGCTGCTGTTCGCGCTGGCCGTCCTGTTCTACATGGTCCTGCCCGTCCTCGTGGTCATCCTGATGAGCTTCAACCAGCCCAAGAGCCGCCTGGGCTACGACTTCCAGGGCTTCACGCTGGGCAACTGGACCCACCTGTGCGACCCCTACCAGCTGTGCTCGTCGGTCTCGGTCAGCCTGCGCATCGGCCTGCTCGCGACGGGCCTGGCCACCCTGCTGGGCTCCCTGATGGCCTTCGCGATGGTGCGCCACCACTTCCGGGGGCGCAGCGCCTCCAACCTGATGATCTTCCTGCCGATGGCCTCGCCCGAGATCGTGCTCGGCTCGTCGCTGCTGGCGCTGTTCGTCAACGGGGGCCTGGCCGGCAAGCTCGGCTTCTGGACGATCTTCGTGGCCCACGTGATGTTCTGCCTGTCGTTCGTCGTGATCACGGTGAAGGCGCGCCTGGCCGGGCTCGACCCCCGGCTCGAGCAGGCAGCGGCCGACCTCTACGCCAACGAGTGGCAGACGTTCTGGCGCGTGACGTTCCCGCTGGTGGTGCCGGGCATCGTCTCGGCGGCGCTGCTGAGCTTCTCGCTGTCGTTCGACGACTTCATCATCACCAACCTCAACTCCGGGCAGACCGTCACGTTCCCGATGTACGTCTGGGGGGCGGCCCAGCGCGGTGTGCCGATGCAGGTCAACGTGATCGGGACGGTGATGTTCCTGCTGGCGCTCTCGCTGGTGGTGGGCCAGCAGCTGGTCACCCGGGCCCGGTCGCGCCCGGCCTGA
- a CDS encoding ABC transporter permease: MTALGHVPGPTSAQVSGEEAQKRGWTGYLLMLPGTFWLVMFFVVPTVTLVASSLYDPSGSLLDGYQMTWHVANYSDAIAEYWPAFVRSFVYAAIATLTCILLGFPLAYAIAFKAGRWRNLMLVAVIAPFFTSFLVRTLSWKLLLGDNSFITNLINSLPGIDGLRLLATPFAVVTGLTYNFLPFMVLPLYASLEKIDLRLLEAGSDLYASPITTFRLVTLPLAMPGLVAGTLLTFIPACGDFINAELLGNTRTRMIGNDIQGLFNASALPAASALSVILMVVIVGMVFLYVRKAGTEELV; encoded by the coding sequence GTGACCGCACTGGGGCACGTGCCCGGACCCACCTCGGCGCAGGTGTCGGGGGAGGAGGCCCAGAAGCGCGGGTGGACCGGCTACCTCCTGATGCTGCCGGGCACGTTCTGGCTGGTGATGTTCTTCGTCGTCCCGACCGTGACGCTGGTCGCCAGCAGCCTCTACGACCCGAGCGGGTCCCTGCTCGACGGCTACCAGATGACCTGGCACGTGGCGAACTACTCCGACGCGATCGCGGAGTACTGGCCGGCCTTCGTCCGCTCGTTCGTCTACGCCGCGATCGCCACGCTCACGTGCATCCTGCTGGGGTTTCCGCTGGCCTACGCCATCGCGTTCAAGGCCGGGCGCTGGCGCAACCTCATGCTGGTCGCGGTCATCGCGCCCTTCTTCACCAGCTTCCTGGTGCGGACGCTGTCGTGGAAGCTCCTGCTGGGCGACAACTCGTTCATCACCAACCTGATCAACTCGCTGCCGGGCATCGACGGGCTGCGGCTGCTCGCCACGCCGTTCGCGGTGGTGACCGGGCTGACCTACAACTTCCTCCCGTTCATGGTGCTGCCGCTCTACGCCAGCCTGGAGAAGATCGACCTGCGACTGCTCGAGGCGGGCAGCGACCTCTACGCCTCGCCGATCACGACGTTCCGCCTGGTGACCCTGCCGCTGGCGATGCCGGGCCTCGTGGCGGGCACGCTGCTGACCTTCATCCCGGCCTGCGGCGACTTCATCAACGCCGAGCTGCTGGGCAACACCCGCACCCGCATGATCGGCAACGACATCCAGGGTCTCTTCAACGCCAGTGCGCTGCCCGCGGCGTCGGCGCTGTCGGTGATCCTCATGGTCGTCATCGTCGGCATGGTGTTCCTCTACGTCCGCAAGGCCGGCACCGAGGAGCTGGTGTGA
- a CDS encoding ABC transporter ATP-binding protein, with translation MTSTAQQQGRFDHQGDLEIVSVTKRFGDFVAVDDLTLTVPQGSFFALLGASGCGKTTTLRMVAGLETPTSGRIELGGKDIAGLKPYKRPVNTVFQSYALFPHMTVEDNVAFGLRRTGASDVRTKVGEMLELVQLEQYAKRRPAQLSGGQQQRVALGRALINRPQVLLLDEPLGALDLKLRRSMQLELKRIQTEVGITFVHVTHDQEEAMTMADTIAVMNAGRIEQLGAPADLYEHPQSTFVANFLGQSNLLEGVVTRAGSGEYDVTVQGAGLRATRVTASGISGRCWIGVRPEKVTLQPPGEGHDAGLNRLSGGRVEDVSFVGVSTQYLIGMPWGQELAAFEQNTGKRSSFAVGDQVDLTWMPDHTFLLDSAQDASAGSEIDDE, from the coding sequence GTGACCAGCACAGCCCAGCAGCAGGGTCGGTTCGACCACCAGGGAGACCTGGAGATCGTGTCGGTGACCAAGCGGTTCGGTGACTTCGTCGCCGTCGACGACCTGACCCTCACAGTGCCGCAGGGCTCGTTCTTCGCCCTGCTCGGCGCCTCGGGCTGTGGCAAGACCACCACCCTGCGCATGGTGGCGGGGCTGGAGACGCCGACCTCCGGTCGCATCGAGCTGGGGGGCAAGGACATCGCCGGTCTCAAGCCCTACAAGCGGCCGGTCAACACGGTGTTCCAGAGCTACGCGTTGTTCCCGCACATGACGGTCGAGGACAACGTCGCCTTCGGGCTCAGGCGCACCGGCGCCTCGGACGTGCGGACCAAGGTCGGCGAGATGCTCGAGCTCGTCCAGCTCGAGCAGTACGCCAAGCGCCGTCCGGCGCAGCTCTCAGGCGGCCAGCAGCAGCGCGTCGCCCTGGGGCGCGCGCTGATCAACCGCCCGCAGGTGCTGCTGCTCGACGAGCCGCTCGGCGCGCTGGACCTCAAGCTGCGTCGGTCGATGCAGCTGGAGCTCAAGCGCATCCAGACCGAGGTCGGCATCACCTTCGTCCACGTCACCCACGACCAGGAGGAGGCCATGACGATGGCCGACACCATCGCGGTGATGAACGCCGGGCGCATCGAGCAGCTGGGCGCACCCGCCGACCTCTACGAGCACCCGCAGTCGACGTTCGTGGCCAACTTCCTCGGTCAGTCCAACCTGCTCGAGGGCGTGGTCACCCGCGCCGGGTCGGGGGAGTACGACGTGACCGTCCAGGGCGCCGGGCTCCGCGCGACCCGGGTCACCGCCTCCGGCATCTCGGGGCGGTGCTGGATCGGGGTGCGTCCGGAGAAGGTGACCCTGCAGCCGCCCGGGGAGGGCCACGACGCGGGCCTCAACCGGCTCTCCGGCGGCCGGGTGGAGGACGTCAGCTTCGTCGGCGTCAGCACGCAGTACCTCATCGGCATGCCCTGGGGCCAGGAGCTGGCCGCCTTCGAGCAGAACACCGGAAAGCGGTCGTCCTTCGCGGTGGGCGACCAGGTCGACCTGACCTGGATGCCGGACCACACCTTCCTGCTCGACAGCGCGCAGGACGCCTCGGCCGGCTCCGAGATCGACGACGAGTGA
- a CDS encoding polyamine ABC transporter substrate-binding protein — protein sequence MPRTRRTPAPLPMLEHLPEVDRRLFLRGLGAAGLGLGGSSLLAACGTSGTKISAKDDCTSTDKSSTDKSMVWSNWPEYIDVDGNRMPSLEKFQKESGIKVTYNTDVNDNNDFFAKVKNQLGACEPVGRDLFVLTDWMAEKMVNAGWLQKLDHGNMPNVEANLVDNLKSPQWDENRDYSVPWQSGFTGIAYNAKYTKPVGSFEELMTRKDLKGKVSLLKEMRDTMSFMLKLAGGDPTDFDDNAWGEAIDKLKGYVASGQVRRFTGNDYVDDLNKGDIVACEAWSGDVIAMQFDNPDIKWVVPEEGLVIWSDNFLVPNKATHKANAEKLMNFYYDPANAAMVSAWVNYISPVKGTQEAMAKVDKTLVEEPLIFPSPDFLDKAFSFQATDDKTSEKYERDFQTAISA from the coding sequence ATGCCCCGAACCCGTCGCACCCCCGCTCCGCTGCCGATGCTGGAGCACCTTCCCGAGGTCGACCGACGACTGTTCCTGCGCGGTCTGGGGGCCGCGGGACTCGGTCTCGGCGGGTCGTCGCTGCTGGCCGCGTGCGGCACGTCGGGCACCAAGATCAGCGCCAAGGACGACTGCACGAGCACCGACAAGTCCTCGACCGACAAGTCGATGGTGTGGTCCAACTGGCCCGAGTACATCGACGTCGACGGCAACCGGATGCCCTCGCTGGAGAAGTTCCAGAAGGAGTCGGGCATCAAGGTCACCTACAACACCGACGTCAACGACAACAACGACTTCTTCGCCAAGGTCAAGAACCAGCTCGGTGCCTGCGAGCCGGTCGGGCGCGACCTGTTCGTGCTCACCGACTGGATGGCGGAGAAGATGGTCAACGCCGGGTGGCTGCAGAAGCTCGACCACGGCAACATGCCCAACGTCGAGGCCAACCTGGTCGACAACCTCAAGAGCCCGCAGTGGGACGAGAACCGCGACTACAGCGTGCCGTGGCAGAGCGGCTTCACCGGCATCGCCTACAACGCGAAGTACACCAAGCCCGTCGGCTCCTTCGAGGAGCTGATGACCCGCAAGGACCTCAAGGGCAAGGTCAGCCTGCTCAAGGAGATGCGCGACACGATGTCGTTCATGCTCAAGCTGGCCGGCGGCGACCCGACCGACTTCGACGACAACGCCTGGGGCGAGGCGATCGACAAGCTCAAGGGCTACGTCGCAAGCGGGCAGGTCCGCCGGTTCACCGGCAACGACTACGTCGACGACCTCAACAAGGGTGACATCGTGGCCTGCGAGGCGTGGTCGGGCGACGTGATCGCGATGCAGTTCGACAACCCCGACATCAAGTGGGTCGTGCCCGAGGAGGGCCTGGTCATCTGGTCCGACAACTTCCTCGTGCCCAACAAGGCCACCCACAAGGCCAACGCCGAGAAGCTGATGAACTTCTACTACGACCCGGCCAACGCCGCGATGGTCTCGGCGTGGGTCAACTACATCTCGCCGGTGAAGGGCACCCAGGAGGCCATGGCCAAGGTCGACAAGACCCTGGTCGAGGAGCCGCTGATCTTCCCGTCCCCGGACTTCCTGGACAAGGCGTTCTCGTTCCAGGCGACCGACGACAAGACCTCGGAGAAGTACGAGCGCGACTTCCAGACCGCGATCAGCGCCTGA
- a CDS encoding Lrp/AsnC family transcriptional regulator — translation MSKPQPRSPRSRNHLDDVSKAIIEQLQQDGRRSYAAIGKVVGLSEAAVRQRVQRLIESGVMQVVAVTDPTELGFSRQAMIGVRASGDLEPLADAIAEMEEVDYVVIVAGSFDLMVEVVAESDEHLLEIVSKRIRSLAPVTSTETFVYLKLRKQTYSWGVR, via the coding sequence GTGAGCAAGCCTCAGCCCCGGTCCCCGCGGTCCCGCAACCACCTCGACGACGTCTCCAAGGCCATCATCGAGCAGCTGCAGCAGGACGGCCGGCGCTCCTACGCCGCCATCGGCAAGGTGGTGGGCCTCTCCGAGGCCGCCGTCCGCCAGCGCGTGCAGCGCCTGATCGAGTCCGGGGTCATGCAGGTGGTCGCGGTCACCGACCCGACCGAGCTCGGCTTCAGCCGCCAGGCCATGATCGGCGTGCGCGCCTCGGGCGACCTCGAGCCGCTGGCCGACGCGATCGCCGAGATGGAGGAGGTCGACTACGTCGTCATCGTGGCCGGCTCCTTCGACCTGATGGTCGAGGTCGTCGCCGAGAGCGACGAGCACCTGCTCGAGATCGTCTCCAAGCGCATCCGCTCGCTCGCCCCGGTCACCTCCACCGAGACCTTCGTCTACCTCAAGCTGCGCAAGCAGACCTACTCATGGGGTGTCAGATAA
- a CDS encoding NAD(P)/FAD-dependent oxidoreductase — protein sequence MAVVGAGFTGLWTASYLLREDPSLRVVVLEAETAGFGASGRNGGWCSALFPAGPDRLARLRGSSYAGARAQHAAMRDTVDEVGRVVAEEGIDAHWVKGGTVVVARTPVQLERARAEVEHARAWGRDDLTLLSAAETAERIGMTRALGATYTPDCAAVHPYRLVRGLAEVVERLGGVVHERTRVTAIEPGVVRTDHGDVRADVVVRATEGFTPGLRGQRRAVVPVYSLMVATEPLPDAAWDEIGLARRETFSEHRHLVVYGQRTADGRLAFGGRGAPYHFGSSVSPAHDAHPAVWESLRATLREMFPVLREATFTHAWGGPLGIPRDWCASVGLDRRTGLAWAGGYVGDGVGTTNLAGRTLRDLVLGRSTELTALPWVDHRSRRWEPEPLRWLGINAGLRAMGLADGEERLTRRPSRIARAMAPLIGGH from the coding sequence GTGGCCGTGGTGGGGGCGGGGTTCACCGGCCTGTGGACCGCCTCCTACCTGCTGCGCGAGGACCCCTCGCTGCGGGTGGTCGTCCTCGAGGCCGAGACCGCGGGCTTCGGCGCCTCGGGCCGCAACGGCGGCTGGTGCTCCGCCCTCTTCCCCGCCGGCCCGGACCGGCTCGCCCGGCTGCGCGGGTCGTCGTACGCCGGGGCGCGGGCGCAGCACGCCGCCATGCGGGACACCGTCGACGAGGTCGGGCGGGTCGTGGCCGAGGAGGGCATCGACGCCCACTGGGTCAAGGGCGGGACGGTGGTGGTCGCCCGCACGCCGGTGCAGCTGGAGCGGGCCCGCGCGGAGGTCGAGCACGCCCGGGCCTGGGGCCGCGACGACCTGACCCTCCTGTCCGCGGCCGAGACCGCCGAACGGATCGGCATGACGCGGGCGCTCGGGGCGACGTACACCCCGGACTGCGCGGCGGTCCACCCCTACCGGCTCGTCCGCGGTCTGGCCGAGGTCGTCGAGCGGCTCGGCGGCGTGGTCCACGAGCGGACGCGGGTGACCGCGATCGAGCCCGGCGTGGTCCGGACCGACCACGGCGACGTGCGCGCCGACGTGGTGGTGCGGGCGACCGAGGGCTTCACGCCCGGCCTGCGCGGCCAGCGCCGGGCCGTGGTGCCGGTCTACTCCCTCATGGTCGCGACCGAGCCGCTGCCCGACGCGGCGTGGGACGAGATCGGGCTGGCCCGGCGCGAGACGTTCAGCGAGCACCGCCACCTGGTGGTCTACGGCCAGCGGACCGCCGACGGACGGCTGGCGTTCGGCGGCCGTGGCGCCCCCTACCACTTCGGGTCCTCGGTCTCCCCCGCCCACGACGCGCACCCCGCCGTCTGGGAGTCGCTGCGCGCCACGCTGCGCGAGATGTTCCCCGTGCTCCGCGAGGCGACCTTCACCCACGCGTGGGGCGGGCCGCTCGGCATCCCGCGCGACTGGTGCGCCTCGGTCGGCCTCGACCGGCGCACGGGCCTGGCGTGGGCCGGCGGCTACGTCGGCGACGGCGTCGGCACGACCAACCTCGCCGGGCGCACCTTGCGCGACCTGGTGCTCGGCCGCTCCACCGAGCTCACCGCGCTCCCCTGGGTCGACCACCGCTCCCGCCGCTGGGAGCCGGAGCCGCTGCGGTGGCTGGGCATCAACGCGGGCCTGAGGGCGATGGGCCTGGCCGACGGCGAGGAGCGGCTGACCCGCCGCCCGTCCCGGATCGCCCGCGCGATGGCGCCGCTCATCGGCGGCCACTGA
- a CDS encoding propionyl-CoA synthetase, producing the protein MTASTSYAEVLARSVTDPAGFWGEQAALVDWIRKPEQVLDDSRPPFYRWFPDATLNTCYNALDRHVAKGRADQAALVYDSAMTGTKQTYTYARLLQEVAAFAGVLRGLGVEQGDRVVIYMPMVPEAVIAMLACARIGAVHSVVFGGFAAHELAVRIDDARPTVVVAASCGIEPTRVVEYKPLLDRALDLATHAPAAVVVKQRPEAEASLLEGRDLDWDVAMRAGRTDPAACVEVRATDPLYVLYTSGTTGKPKGIVRDNGGHAVAMAWSLPNVYDVHAGQAWWAASDVGWVVGHSYIVYAPLIAGATTILYEGKPVGTPDAGAFWRVAAEHRVQGLFTAPTAIRAIKKEDPSGAMLEGHDLSALRNLFLAGERLDPDTYEWASSTLGVPVVDNWWQTETGWPIASNLRGLAPMPIKPGSPSVPVPGYDVQVLDPTGSPVAPGTEGAIAIRLPLPPGTLPTLWGDDERYVSSYLSTYDGYYLSGDGGYLDEDGYLFVMGRTDDVINVAGHRLSTGSMEAVIASHPAVAECAVIGVADPMKGQAPRGFVVLKAGVESDPEEVKRELVAMVRDEVGPVAAFREVDVVPGLPKTRSGKILRKTMREIADGADPTPPSTIEDAGVLDALRPTLRREG; encoded by the coding sequence ATGACTGCTTCCACGTCGTACGCCGAGGTCCTCGCCCGCAGCGTCACCGACCCGGCCGGCTTCTGGGGCGAGCAGGCCGCGCTGGTCGACTGGATCCGCAAGCCCGAGCAGGTGCTCGACGACAGCCGGCCGCCGTTCTACCGGTGGTTCCCCGACGCGACCCTCAACACCTGCTACAACGCGCTCGACCGCCACGTCGCCAAGGGCCGTGCCGACCAGGCCGCGCTGGTCTACGACAGCGCGATGACCGGGACCAAGCAGACCTACACCTACGCCCGGCTGCTCCAGGAGGTCGCCGCGTTCGCGGGGGTGCTCCGGGGGCTGGGCGTGGAGCAGGGCGACCGCGTGGTGATCTACATGCCGATGGTCCCCGAGGCCGTCATCGCGATGCTGGCCTGTGCCCGCATCGGCGCGGTGCACTCGGTGGTCTTCGGCGGCTTCGCCGCCCACGAGCTCGCCGTGCGCATCGACGACGCCCGACCGACGGTCGTGGTGGCCGCCTCCTGCGGCATCGAGCCGACCCGCGTCGTGGAGTACAAGCCGCTGCTCGACCGCGCGCTCGACCTCGCCACCCACGCCCCGGCCGCGGTCGTGGTCAAGCAACGGCCCGAGGCCGAGGCGTCGCTGCTCGAGGGACGCGACCTCGACTGGGACGTCGCCATGCGCGCGGGGCGCACCGACCCGGCCGCGTGCGTCGAGGTCCGCGCCACCGACCCGCTCTACGTGCTCTACACCTCCGGCACGACCGGCAAGCCCAAGGGGATCGTGCGCGACAACGGCGGTCACGCGGTGGCCATGGCGTGGTCGCTGCCCAACGTCTACGACGTGCACGCGGGTCAGGCGTGGTGGGCGGCCTCGGACGTCGGCTGGGTCGTGGGCCACTCCTACATCGTCTACGCGCCGCTGATCGCCGGCGCGACGACGATCCTCTACGAGGGCAAGCCGGTCGGCACCCCGGACGCCGGCGCGTTCTGGCGGGTCGCGGCGGAGCACCGCGTGCAGGGGCTGTTCACCGCCCCGACCGCCATCCGTGCGATCAAGAAGGAGGACCCCTCCGGCGCGATGCTCGAGGGTCACGACCTCTCCGCGCTGCGCAACCTGTTCCTGGCGGGGGAGCGGCTCGACCCCGACACCTACGAGTGGGCGTCGTCGACCCTGGGCGTGCCGGTCGTCGACAACTGGTGGCAGACCGAGACGGGCTGGCCCATCGCTTCCAACCTGCGCGGGCTCGCGCCGATGCCGATCAAGCCCGGCTCGCCGTCCGTCCCGGTCCCGGGGTACGACGTCCAGGTGCTCGACCCGACCGGGTCACCCGTGGCGCCGGGCACCGAGGGCGCGATCGCGATCCGGCTGCCCCTGCCGCCGGGGACGCTGCCGACGCTGTGGGGTGACGACGAGCGCTACGTCTCGTCGTACCTCTCGACCTACGACGGCTACTACCTCTCCGGCGACGGCGGCTACCTCGACGAGGACGGCTACCTGTTCGTCATGGGCCGCACCGACGACGTGATCAACGTCGCCGGGCACCGCCTCTCCACCGGCTCGATGGAGGCCGTGATCGCCTCCCACCCGGCAGTCGCGGAGTGCGCGGTCATCGGGGTGGCCGACCCGATGAAGGGTCAGGCGCCGCGCGGGTTCGTCGTGCTCAAGGCCGGGGTCGAGTCCGACCCCGAGGAGGTCAAGCGCGAGCTGGTCGCGATGGTGCGCGACGAGGTCGGCCCGGTCGCGGCGTTCAGGGAGGTCGACGTCGTGCCCGGCCTGCCCAAGACCCGCTCGGGCAAGATCCTGCGCAAGACGATGCGCGAGATCGCCGACGGCGCCGACCCCACGCCGCCCTCGACGATCGAGGACGCCGGCGTGCTCGACGCCCTGCGCCCCACCCTGCGCCGGGAGGGATGA
- a CDS encoding M1 family metallopeptidase, with amino-acid sequence MSHHRPAVALLCAASLALSLGALGPLGARGGAAAVAAEATAVVGSPDGPDAYFPRDGNGGYQVTHYTIDDRVQPSTDALSGRTTLRAVAGSSALSAFHLDLRLTPDAVTVDGEPATFSKPSGHELEVTPRTPVAAGSPFTVAVRYHGTPSRLRSATAWDGYFHQPGETAAVGEPQIGPWWFAANETPRDKATFDITIRVPTGQQAVSGGRLVSRTVSGDWTAWRWKVDEAISTYLAYFVAGRFEIRRTTADGRPVLYAVSRQLSAKEVEQAFALLDDTPRILRWMESRFGAYPYATAGGVVSSVYTGFALENASRPFYSWFGSSAGTVVVHELAHQWFGDTVALQRWRDTWLNEGFATYVEWLWQEGHGRRSVQDTLTSRYDSYVPSSTFWDLQVSNPGPTEIFSTPVYDRGGMMLGALRCRIGKAPMRDLVRAWVDRHRDGTGTGRQFRDLAAAREGAGLSTFFHTWLDVRERPARTRANGLTGCS; translated from the coding sequence TTGTCGCACCACCGGCCCGCCGTCGCGCTCCTCTGCGCGGCCTCGCTCGCCCTGTCCCTCGGCGCCCTCGGCCCGCTCGGCGCCCGTGGGGGCGCCGCGGCCGTCGCCGCCGAGGCGACGGCGGTCGTCGGGTCGCCCGACGGGCCCGACGCGTACTTCCCCCGGGACGGCAACGGCGGCTACCAGGTCACCCACTACACGATCGACGACCGCGTCCAGCCCTCCACCGACGCGCTCTCCGGGCGTACGACGCTGCGCGCGGTCGCCGGGTCGTCGGCGCTCTCCGCGTTCCACCTCGACCTGCGGCTGACCCCCGACGCGGTCACCGTCGACGGCGAGCCCGCGACCTTCTCCAAGCCCAGCGGTCACGAGCTCGAGGTGACCCCGCGGACCCCCGTCGCGGCAGGCAGCCCGTTCACCGTCGCCGTGCGCTACCACGGCACCCCGTCGCGGCTGCGCAGCGCGACGGCGTGGGACGGCTACTTCCACCAGCCGGGCGAGACCGCCGCGGTCGGCGAGCCGCAGATCGGCCCCTGGTGGTTCGCGGCCAACGAGACCCCGCGCGACAAGGCGACCTTCGACATCACGATCCGGGTCCCCACGGGGCAGCAGGCGGTCAGCGGGGGCCGGCTGGTCTCGCGCACGGTGAGCGGCGACTGGACGGCGTGGCGCTGGAAGGTCGACGAGGCGATCAGCACCTACCTCGCCTACTTCGTCGCCGGGCGCTTCGAGATCCGGCGCACCACCGCCGACGGCCGGCCGGTGCTCTACGCGGTGTCGAGGCAGCTGTCGGCCAAGGAGGTCGAGCAGGCGTTCGCGCTGCTCGACGACACCCCGCGCATCCTGCGGTGGATGGAGTCGCGGTTCGGCGCCTACCCCTACGCCACGGCCGGGGGCGTGGTCTCCTCGGTCTACACCGGGTTCGCGCTGGAGAACGCCTCGCGGCCCTTCTACTCCTGGTTCGGCTCGAGCGCGGGCACGGTCGTCGTCCACGAGCTGGCCCACCAGTGGTTCGGCGACACGGTCGCCCTGCAGCGCTGGCGGGACACCTGGCTCAACGAGGGCTTCGCGACGTACGTCGAGTGGCTCTGGCAGGAGGGCCACGGTCGACGGTCGGTCCAGGACACGCTGACCTCCCGCTACGACAGCTACGTCCCGTCCTCCACCTTCTGGGACCTGCAGGTCAGCAACCCCGGCCCCACCGAGATCTTCAGCACCCCGGTCTACGACCGCGGCGGCATGATGCTCGGCGCCCTGCGCTGCCGGATCGGCAAGGCGCCGATGCGCGACCTCGTGCGCGCGTGGGTCGACCGCCACCGCGACGGCACCGGGACGGGCCGGCAGTTCCGTGACCTGGCGGCCGCACGGGAGGGCGCCGGGCTGTCGACGTTCTTCCACACCTGGCTCGACGTGAGGGAGCGTCCGGCACGCACGCGGGCCAACGGTCTGACGGGCTGCTCCTGA
- a CDS encoding serine protein kinase RIO, whose protein sequence is MSLFSDQHDQHDQHDQHDQHDQPLSSFPAAWALDFTVFEDDLPAGQRWSTYLDVERLCRGPAPVPDWVVTTRGAVDTELGVLKTGKEADVFLLRRAEPGTDGVVMAAKRYRDEQHRSFHRSAAYTEGRRVRRSRDQRALAKGTAHGRAVASGQWAIAEWNALTRLWEMGLPVPYPVQIDGTELLMELVTGPDGLPAPRLAAVRPDADLLASYFEQVREALSVLARAGLAHGDLSPYNVLAAGERLVVIDLPQVVDLVANPAGPDLLLRDCTNLCTWFRRRGLEADEHELFGEVISQAW, encoded by the coding sequence GTGAGCCTCTTCTCTGACCAGCACGACCAGCACGACCAGCACGACCAGCACGACCAGCACGACCAGCCCCTCTCCTCCTTCCCCGCCGCCTGGGCCCTCGACTTCACCGTCTTCGAGGACGACCTGCCCGCCGGCCAGCGGTGGAGCACCTACCTCGACGTCGAGCGCCTGTGCCGCGGGCCCGCACCGGTCCCCGACTGGGTGGTGACCACCCGCGGCGCGGTGGACACCGAGCTCGGCGTCCTCAAGACCGGCAAGGAGGCCGACGTCTTCCTGCTGCGCCGGGCCGAGCCGGGCACCGACGGCGTCGTGATGGCGGCCAAGCGCTACCGCGACGAGCAGCACCGCTCCTTCCACCGCAGCGCGGCCTACACCGAGGGCCGACGCGTACGACGCTCGCGCGACCAGCGCGCGCTCGCCAAGGGCACCGCCCACGGGCGGGCCGTGGCCAGCGGCCAGTGGGCGATCGCCGAGTGGAACGCCCTGACCCGGCTGTGGGAGATGGGCCTCCCGGTCCCCTACCCCGTGCAGATCGACGGGACCGAGCTGCTGATGGAGCTCGTCACCGGCCCGGACGGCCTCCCCGCACCCCGGCTCGCGGCGGTGCGGCCCGACGCCGACCTGCTCGCGTCGTACTTCGAGCAGGTGCGGGAGGCGCTGTCGGTGCTGGCCCGCGCGGGCCTCGCCCACGGCGACCTCTCGCCGTACAACGTGCTGGCGGCGGGTGAGCGGCTCGTGGTCATCGACCTCCCGCAGGTGGTCGACCTCGTGGCCAACCCGGCCGGCCCGGACCTGCTGCTGCGGGACTGCACCAACCTGTGCACGTGGTTCCGTCGCCGGGGGCTCGAGGCCGACGAGCACGAGCTGTTCGGCGAGGTGATCTCCCAGGCCTGGTGA
- a CDS encoding response regulator transcription factor: MATAGPTRLRLALVNDYEVVVRGLAHMLERFEDIEIVELDSNTDVVEPVDVALYDTFAQAEGDAPEVTALVDNPRVRHVVVYSWNVDGALQRRTLDAGVSGYLAKSMTSDELAEALRDVAKGRTLELDEVEARPVPEPAEGDWPGREQGLTARESEVLALITQGFSNNDIAAQTHLSINSVKTYIRHAYHKIGATSRSRAVLWGIDNGFRPDTLRVRRGGS, encoded by the coding sequence ATGGCCACGGCAGGTCCGACGAGGCTGCGACTGGCCCTGGTGAACGACTACGAGGTCGTGGTGCGGGGGCTGGCTCACATGCTGGAGCGGTTCGAGGACATCGAGATCGTCGAGCTGGACTCCAACACCGACGTGGTGGAGCCGGTCGACGTCGCGCTCTACGACACGTTCGCACAGGCCGAGGGTGACGCGCCCGAGGTCACCGCCCTGGTCGACAACCCGCGCGTGCGGCACGTGGTCGTCTACAGCTGGAACGTCGACGGGGCGCTCCAGCGGCGCACCCTGGACGCCGGCGTGAGCGGCTACCTCGCCAAGTCGATGACCTCCGACGAGCTGGCCGAGGCTCTGCGCGACGTCGCCAAGGGCCGGACGCTCGAGCTCGACGAGGTCGAGGCGAGACCCGTCCCGGAGCCCGCGGAGGGTGACTGGCCGGGTCGCGAGCAGGGCCTCACCGCACGCGAGTCGGAGGTGCTGGCCCTCATCACGCAGGGCTTCAGCAACAACGACATCGCCGCGCAGACCCACCTGTCGATCAACTCGGTCAAGACCTACATCCGGCACGCCTACCACAAGATCGGCGCGACCAGCCGGAGCCGAGCGGTGCTCTGGGGCATCGACAACGGCTTCCGGCCGGACACGCTCCGGGTGCGGCGCGGCGGGTCCTGA